GACGTCATCGATCCTTCTCTCAGATCCTCTGCGAGTGACCTTGTCCCCTAAGAATCTGAAAACGGGCATCAGCAGCACACTCTTCTTCACCTGCACTGTGGAGGGCTCTCCGGAATACACCATCTCCTGGTACAGAAACACCGAGCCCATCGTCCCCGACCAGCACATCTCCATCCAGGGGCAACACAACGACACGCTGCAGATCACTGCGGCGCAGAAGTTCCACTCCGGGGCCTACCAGTGCTTCGCCTCCCGAAAGGGTCACACCGCTCAGGACTTTTCCATTATTCTGCTCGAGGGTATGTAGACAGAGGTGGTCAAAGAAGTACAGATCATCAGAGTCGCAGCAGGTTTTTAATTACTATGGCCTTTAAAATTGAAGCTCCACTCATGTTTAAACTGTTAGTTCAAATCCCTTCAACATACATAATCATCGTGGACATCGTGGAACAAATCATTTCACTATCAATCCATGTCTTTTCCGCAGATGGTACTCCTCGTATTGTGGCTTCCTTCAGCGAGCGGGTGGTGAACCCCGGCGAGCCCTTCTCCCTCAAATGTTCGGCCAAAGGAGCCCCGCCTCCCTCCATCACCTGGACGCTGGACGACGAGCCCGTGGTGCGAGACTCCACCTACAAGACCAGCCAGTACACGCTGTCGGACGGGCTGACGGTGTCGCACGTCAACGTCAGCAGCCCGCTCATACGAGATGGAGGAGTGTATCGCTGCGTTGCACGCAACTCGGCCGGTAGCGCAGAGTACCAAGCGCGCATAAACGTAAGAGGTGCCTGTCTGCTTTTCAATATAAATGCACTCTACACCTGACTccatataaacacacagggGTTattaatatctatctatctgtctctctctctatctgtctatctctctatctatctgtctatctatctatctatctgtctgtctgtcgatctatctatctttctatctgtctatctctctatctatctatttgtctgtctgtctatctatctatctatctctctatctgtctatctgtctatctctctatctatctatctctctatctatctatctatctatctatctatctatctatctatcttctatctctctatctatctgtctatctatctatctatctatcttatctatctatctctctatctatctatctatctatctctctatctatctatctatctatctctctctctatctgtctctatctctatctatatctatctatctatctctatctatctatctctatcatctatctatctatctctatctatctatctatctatctatctatctatctatctatctatctatctatctatctctctatctatctatcttctatctatctatctatctctatcatctatctctctatctctctctctatctatctctctctctatctatctatctatctatctatctctctctctctctctcatctatctctctctatctatctatctatctctctatctatcctctctctctctatctatctatctatctatctatctatctatctatctatctctctctctctctatctatctctctctctctctctatctctctatctctctctctctcctctatctctctctctctctctctctctctctctctctatctatctatctatctatctctctctctctctctctctctcatctatctctctctctctctctcttctctatctctctctctatctctctatctctctctctatctctctctctctctctctctctctctctgtctctatctctctatctctctctctctctctatctatctatctctctctctctatctatctctatctctctctctctatctatctatctatctctctctcctatctctctctctctatctctctatctctctctatctatctatctctctctatctctctctctctctctctctctccttatcTTTTAAAGATACACTGATGTAGTGAGTATATTGATAATCAACAAATATCAACACTCATGTTGCAGTAAAGGGAGCACAACTAACCTCCCTCTCCACCTGTCAACTTTCCCCAATCACTCTATCCCTCAACCTTTATCTCTTCACCTCCTGTCTCCGCGGCCGCTCCCTTACTCTGCCATGACCTTCCTCACCtcatctgctcctcctctccgacctctctctctctctctctctttctctctccatccccatccccacccccacccccccctctcTTCCCTGTGTCTCCAGGTCCACCTCGAATTAGACCCATGCGCGACATCACCGCAGTGGCAGGCAGGAACACCTACATAACGTGCCGCGTGATTGGTTACCCGTATTACTCCATCAAGTGGCTAAAGGACGGCATGCAGCTGCCAGATAATCACCGTCAAGTGTTGTTTGAGAATGGTACGCTGCGGCTGACGGACGTGCAGAAGGGCGCAGATGAGGGCACCTACTTATGTAGCGTCCTGATCCAGCCCCAGGTGTCAATCAACCAGACCGTCCACGTAACTGTCAAAGGTAAGAGTGAAGAGAAAAGGGGATTCAAATGGATAAATCTGCATtaagaaaaaatgttttgccTACAAATGTATCTACTCCATATCTATCTAACAATTAATCGTTTCCAGATCAAAATGAGCGCAATGAACAAATCACAAAGACCTACTTTCAGTTGTtctgtaacaaataaaaatgcaatacatGGGTTTTGGAATGAATTGGTGGAGTTATCATCATTGGAGAAATGCGTccttatattataaatataatatagtgACGATTGACCCGAACGTTTATGATGTCAcagaacaaaaaagtcagaaacATCACAATGAGACATTTTCTTCCTTGAGTCGCTGAAGCTCGTCTGTGTTTGGTTTCCTCCGTGAGTTGGGTCATGATGGCAGCAGGGCAGCTGCAGAGGTGTTTaagtgagtgtgcatgtgccTACGTGTGAGTGTGCCTCTGATTTAATTagatgaataataatgaagccTAGATTAAATCCCCCAGATGTCTCAGCTGTAGTACCCCCACCGCAGCCCTCATTACTATGGCAACGCAATGACTTCCTCCTGCCAATTGGACTCCAACCAGAGCAGCTATTATGGGTACAGGAGATGGGGGCTGAGGGGTGGGGGGAGAGGGTCTCATCGGCCAATGACCTTCTCTCTGTCGTTCCCCGTCTCTTTCTTAGCGTTGCTTCCTCTGTGCCACTCACTCGTTGTACTCGTCCTCTCTTCGCAGTTCCGCCGCTCATCCAGCCCTTCGATATCCCCTCTACCTCAGTGGGGAAGCTCATGTACATTGCCTGTGTGGTGTCATCTGGGGACATGCCCATACGCATCACCTGGCACAAAGATGGCCAGCTCATCGTGCCAGGCTCCGCCTCTGGCGTTGCAATCGAGACCAAAGAGTTCATGAGCTCCCTGCAAATATCCAAGGTGACACTGAAGCACAATGGAAATTACACCTGCATCGCCAGCAACGCCGCTGCCACCGTCAGCTGGGAAAGACAGTTGATTGTTACTGGTGAGAAACGTGCAGTGATTCTGATTTAGGTCAAATGTGATGAGTTCAGGAACACGTCATTCAGTTTCTGctttagttattttaatatttaatgccaGTGCATCTTTTGGTTTCTCAGTACCGCCACGTTTTGTGGTGCAGCCCAACAACCAGGACTGCATCTACGGGAAAGCAGGCGTTCTCAACTGCTCTGTGGAGGGTTACCCGCCTCCGAAAGTCATGTGGAAACATGCCAAAGGTAAAATCATTCACACAGTGTCAACAACGCAGGACGACGCGGCCCGAGGACTCATCTGTGCGTTTGCTTTGTGTCGTGCCGCTGCAGGTGTAGGAAACCCTCAGCAGTACCACCCAGTCCCTCTAACCGGCCGGATCCAGATCATGTCAAACGGCTCTCTGCTCATCCGACATGTTCTCGAGGATGACCGGGGGTACTACCTGTGTCAGGCATCCAACGGAGTGGGCTCAGACATCAGTAAAAGCATGATCCTCACTGTCAAGAGTAAGTGccaatcattcactcacttcCTTTGATAACCACATCTCCGAGCTGGAGTGTGTGCAGAGATAAGTCTTAGTTTTTAGGAGCGGGATCAGCTCCTGTAAGATGCACTTTTGCCCCCAGGCTACTGCGGCCGACGCCAAACATAACAAAATCCCGTCTGTCCTGCACATTCCCATCTATGGCTGTCTTTTGATATGGATTGACGTGTTCTGGCCGCCTGTCTGTGCACTCCTGAATATCTGGTGGGGGAACAGGGGCTGATGAATtagtgatgaaaacaaaaccacaggAACCCCTTCAATCAATAACCCCGTGTCTGAGGAAATgacgagaagaagaaaagcaggggtgtgaaaaaaaaaaaaacagaaa
This genomic stretch from Solea senegalensis isolate Sse05_10M linkage group LG13, IFAPA_SoseM_1, whole genome shotgun sequence harbors:
- the LOC122779601 gene encoding Down syndrome cell adhesion molecule-like protein 1 homolog isoform X5 — translated: MWLVLLLLLYSLQEVHSEDVGSTRLYFVNASLQRVTYSSSVGVSLPCPAGGTPSAILRWYLATGDDIYDVPHIRHVHANGTLQLYPFSPSAYNSYIHDNDYFCTAENQAGKIRSPNIRIKAVFREPYTVRVADQRSMRGNVAVFKCLIPAAVQEYVSVVSWERDTVSIVQGNRFSLTSFGALYISDVQKEDALSTYRCITKHKYSGETRQSNGARLSVMDPNESSPTILDSFQAGEVYAGQSIELPCTAGGYPSPTVRWLKDGRPLPSDARWTRRLTGLTISDLRQEDSGSYACEVTNSFGSKEVSGQLHVIDPLRVTLSPKNLKTGISSTLFFTCTVEGSPEYTISWYRNTEPIVPDQHISIQGQHNDTLQITAAQKFHSGAYQCFASRKGHTAQDFSIILLEDGTPRIVASFSERVVNPGEPFSLKCSAKGAPPPSITWTLDDEPVVRDSTYKTSQYTLSDGLTVSHVNVSSPLIRDGGVYRCVARNSAGSAEYQARINVRGPPRIRPMRDITAVAGRNTYITCRVIGYPYYSIKWLKDGMQLPDNHRQVLFENGTLRLTDVQKGADEGTYLCSVLIQPQVSINQTVHVTVKVPPLIQPFDIPSTSVGKLMYIACVVSSGDMPIRITWHKDGQLIVPGSASGVAIETKEFMSSLQISKVTLKHNGNYTCIASNAAATVSWERQLIVTVPPRFVVQPNNQDCIYGKAGVLNCSVEGYPPPKVMWKHAKGVGNPQQYHPVPLTGRIQIMSNGSLLIRHVLEDDRGYYLCQASNGVGSDISKSMILTVKSYCGRRQT